The genomic DNA TGTGAACTCCAAGCAAATGACGGCAAACTGGCGATTTGTGGTGCTGGCGGCGGCGGTACTGGGCGCAGTGTTGACTCCTTCCACCGATCCCGTTACTCAAAGCCTGCTGGGTGGAGCCGTTCTGGGACTCTACTTCGGCGGCATCGCGATGGTGAAATTAGCGGGGCGCTAGACTTGAAACGTTAGACCTGAAACGTCAGACTGACAAAGAACTCCCGCCTACTTCTCTAGCATCCACTCCGAAGCACGCTCCCCTAAGTCGATCGGAATACTGACGGCTTTCCCTAGGCGGGGGCGTTCTTTTGTTTGCTCCACAAAGCTTTCCACCTGTTCTACCCCTCCCCAAGCGTTTAGGTATCCCGCAATTTCCTCTAGATGGGCGAGATATTCTGCTTCCGTCATGGGAAACGACGCCTGCTCCAAATACTTCCACATAATCTGAAGAAATACCTTCCCCTGGACGCGCCGAAGCTGCACATCGTAGGAGTGTCCCCATTTGGTAAGCAATAGCTGATGTAAGTCGTCTCCGGTCATGATGCCTGTTGGGTTCGGGTCGGTCTATCCTCGGTTTCCCCTTGCATTGTACGGTTGAACCCCAACATAAATAAATCATCTCCGGGGGATAATCGCGGCTTTTTGGTGAAGCAGCCTACCGCACGTCCACGCTTCACAAAATGCTTTCTGAAGTGATTAAAATCCTGCCCGCTGCAAAATATTGCTTAACTCGGCAAAGCATAAACGGGTTGATTTGATCAAAACATCAGGTATAAAAGTTAAAGACCAATTACACTCGCCGCAAAGCGATTTTTCTATCCAAGGGCTTTTCCTTATCTGCTTCAGTGAATTAATCCTGAGCAGGAAACGGACCTGATTCTTTTCTAATCGATCGCAAAAATTCAGGCTGGGAGGGACGAGTAAACCAGCAGCGTAAAAGAGCAGGTGCAGTCTAGAAAGCCTTGCAAAATGCAGGTCTAAAGCAATAGGTCTGAAGCAGAGGATTTTTGACAAAGGGTTTTGTGGCAAAGAACTAAAACAAAAGTTTTACCAAAAGGTGGCAATGGAACTTTGGGAACAAATTAGCAAGCAGCGGATTAAGCATATTGTCAATAGCTATCACCTGGACGGAGCCGAAGCAAGCGGGTTTGAGAGCTACCTCCAGGATCTGCTGGAACAGTATCCGCGCCCTCTAATTGAACTGGCGCTCGTAGAAACCCTGATCGATCGCTGGCTGAATGTCCCGATGGTCAGAGGCGTTGAGTTTCTCACAGAAGCACATCAGAAGCTGAAGGATTGGGAAAGTCAGCCGATCGTCAGCACCATTACTCCCGAACAGTTTCACCAGATTGCTGGGCTTGATCCCACCCCAATCTTTGGCTCCTCGGAGTATCCGCCGACCTGTCCGATCGTGCGTCCTACCTGAAACTCACTGCTGACTGCTTTGCGCTCTGGTTTACGCTCTGGCAATCACTGCAATGCCCCAGACGGAAATTCTGCGTGCCTGAAGTGCCTGAACTGCTGCCCTAGCTGTGGCTCCTGTTGTGTAAATATCGTCGATTAGCAGGACCTGGGATGACATCGATCGCGGTAATGTCCCCACCTGGAAGGCGTTGTTGAGGTTTTCGGCACGGTTAGCAGCGTTGAGGCGAAACTGTGCCTCGGTCGATCGAACGCGAACTAAGCCCTGCCGCACTAATGGCAATCCCGTGCGATCGCAAAATGCGGCTGCCAACCGTTCTGCCTGGTTAAATCCGCGCTGCTGCTGTTTCTCGGCATGAAGCGGAATGGGAATTACGGCAAGCGACTCAGTCAATTTGCCTGCTCCAGAAACTTCGATAAGCCAGGATTTCCCTAAGCGATCGCCCAATGGACGCGCCAACTGCGGCTGGTTTTGATACTTGAGGGCTGCGATCGTTTGTTTGAGTGCCCCGCTGTAGCTGCCCCAGGCAAAGACTGGGATCTGTGCTGCTGAAATTTCTGGAAGTGGCTTTAGTGGCTCTGTAGCTTCCCGTAGTTCACCGTTTTGTAGGGAGGAGTTTGCTAAAGCTTGTTTCTTGGAAGGCGGGAGCTGGCACTGATCGACCTGTATCCAGCAGCTTGAACAGAGGTCGGATGGGGTGAGCCGATCGCACAGAGGGCAGGGTTTTTGCAGCAGCCAATCTAGCAGTCGGATTCCTCCATGCAGCGCTCTCCTATTGAGTCCGGCAGGAAACAATTTTTTCATCCTGATTTGCCCCATAGACCATCCTGATTAACCAGGCTCACTTGTCAAATTTCCAGTAGGGGAATCGGGCGATTAAATGCCTCTCCTAATCAGGGCTGAAACGTCAAATCACTCGATCGACAGTAGACAGAAGGGCAACCGGGATGGCTAGAATACAGTAACAAATCTATAGTTCCACTTTTTAACGGGGGGCTTACTATAGGTTGTTATCTTCCTTGCTCTGCCTCAATCTGAGTTAAAGCTAAATTGAAGGCAGGGATTGAAGACAGAAATCGAGAAACAGTTGAACTTTTGTAACTGAAACGAACAGCACTACTGAATCTGAGGACCTACATCAACTAAACATGGCTTTGACCAAACCCAGTCGAGATTTACCGACAATCAACGAACGTATCCGCTTTCCCAAAATCCGTGTAATCGATAGCGACGGTGGACAGCTTGGCATTATGGTTCCTCGCGATGCTCTGCGCCTTGCTGAGGAAAAGGAGCTTGATCTAGTACTGGTGAGCGACAAAGCAGACCCACCCGTCTGTCGCATCATGGACTACGGTAAGTTCAAGTTTGAGCAAGAGAAGAAAGCTCGCGAAGCCCGGAAAAAGCAGCATACTTCCGACGTCAAAGAAGTGAAGATGCGCTACAAGATCGAGGATCACGACTATCAGGTGCGGGTCAATCAGGCGGAAAAGTTCCTGAAGGCAGGCGATAAGGTTAAAGCAACCATCATGTTTCGCGGTCGAGAAATCCAGCACAGCGACCTGGCAGAGGAACTGCTGAAGCGTATGGCAAAGGATTTGGATGGTGTCGCCGAGGTGCAGCAGGCTCCCAAGCGCGAGGGGCGCAACATGATGATGATGCTCTCGCCGAAGCGATAATTGCCTGGCGCGACAAATTGGTTTTGCTGCTCAGTTTATGAGTTCATAGGAAAAAGGCTCTGTCCCTGAGGTGTTATCCAAACGAGGCAGAGCCTTTTTGCTGCTTTCCGTTTGCTGTCTAATTTCTGTCGCGATCGCCGCCATTGGAACCCGTGAGCTGATGATTACACAGGTGAAAAGGGCACTATGAGAGGGCAGACAGGATGGGGGCGGACAGGATGGGGGCATAGGGTACCGAGTATAAGATGCGCCAATAATGCCAAACCATGTTTAGATTAGGCTGTGTACAGGCAATAAGGCAGATCCCACTGCATGAGACAGGATGGCAACGCCACAGGAAAACATCAGCAGAAACAGGGTGCAATTTCACGTAAGGACAACTTGAGCCGCACTCGCAAAACAGCCGTTTCATCGACCAATGAAGAAATGGTGATGTCGATGCCGAATCGTTCTGCCTATGGGGTCAGATCGAACTGGCTTAGCTGGCTCAATTTGCGTCCGGAGGAAAGCGGTCGCACGTTCCTGATGTTTGCTTTTTATACCCTGTCTTCGGTGGGTGTGCTGTGGCTGGAGGTCAGTGTTGCGGCGCTTTTTCTGGGCGAATACGGTGCGGATTCCCTGCCCTGGATCTACATGGCAAGTGCGGGCATCGGAACGCTGTTTGGCTTCTTTTACGACTGGCTGCAAAAAGTCCTGCCGCTGCGTCAGGCGATCGTCATTACGTCTCTGCTGATGGGCTTGCCCTTCCTGCTGTTTCGGCTGGATCTCGATCCGGCATGGCTGGGGGCATATACAGTCTTTCTGATGCGGCTGTGGCTGGAAGCAATCTATGTGATTAGCGAACTGATTACGTCGATCACGGCAAACCAGCTTTTCACCATTCGGGAAATTAAGCGTACCTACCCCTTAA from Leptolyngbya ohadii IS1 includes the following:
- a CDS encoding DUF3067 family protein; amino-acid sequence: MTGDDLHQLLLTKWGHSYDVQLRRVQGKVFLQIMWKYLEQASFPMTEAEYLAHLEEIAGYLNAWGGVEQVESFVEQTKERPRLGKAVSIPIDLGERASEWMLEK
- the infC gene encoding translation initiation factor IF-3; protein product: MALTKPSRDLPTINERIRFPKIRVIDSDGGQLGIMVPRDALRLAEEKELDLVLVSDKADPPVCRIMDYGKFKFEQEKKAREARKKQHTSDVKEVKMRYKIEDHDYQVRVNQAEKFLKAGDKVKATIMFRGREIQHSDLAEELLKRMAKDLDGVAEVQQAPKREGRNMMMMLSPKR
- a CDS encoding ComF family protein, with amino-acid sequence MKKLFPAGLNRRALHGGIRLLDWLLQKPCPLCDRLTPSDLCSSCWIQVDQCQLPPSKKQALANSSLQNGELREATEPLKPLPEISAAQIPVFAWGSYSGALKQTIAALKYQNQPQLARPLGDRLGKSWLIEVSGAGKLTESLAVIPIPLHAEKQQQRGFNQAERLAAAFCDRTGLPLVRQGLVRVRSTEAQFRLNAANRAENLNNAFQVGTLPRSMSSQVLLIDDIYTTGATARAAVQALQARRISVWGIAVIARA